In Phacochoerus africanus isolate WHEZ1 chromosome 1, ROS_Pafr_v1, whole genome shotgun sequence, the following are encoded in one genomic region:
- the LOC125113309 gene encoding olfactory receptor 5K3-like: protein MTEDNHSLTTEFILIGFSNHPELRTILFLVFLTIYLITMVGNLGLVALIFTEPRLHTPMYIFLGNLALMDSCCSSAITPKMLQNFFSKDRIISLYECMAQFYFLCLAETADCFLLAAMAYDHYVAICNPLQYHTRMSKKLCLQMTTGAYIAGNMHPMIHTGFLLRLAFCRFNQINHFFCYLIPLFRLSCVDPSINQLMVFIFGSSVTIFTITIVIISYLFILFTFFTMRSNKGRGKALSTCASHFLSVSIFYGSLFFMYIGPNSRNEGDKDIPVAIFYTLVIPLLNPFIYSLRNKEVINVTKKIMKIS from the coding sequence ATGACTGAGGATAACCACTCCTTGACAACTGAATTTATCCTCATAGGATTTAGTAATCACCCAGAGCTGAGGACCATTCTGTTTCTGGTGTTCCTTACCATCTACCTGATCACCATGGTGGGAAACCTTGGCCTGGTGGCACTGATATTTACTGAGCCTCGTCTTCATACACCAATGTACATCTTTCTGGGCAACCTCGCTCTGATGGATTCCTGTTGTTCCAGTGCCATCACCCCCAAGATGCTACAGAACTTCTTTTCTAAGGACAGAATCATTTCCCTCTATGAATGCAtggcacaattttattttctctgccttgCTGAAACTGCAGACTGCTTTCTCCTGGCAGCAATGGCCTATGATcactatgtggccatctgcaacccactgcaGTACCACACCAGGATGTCCAAGAAACTCTGCCTTCAAATGACCACAGGAGCCTATATAGCTGGAAACATGCATCCCATGATTCATACAGGGTTTCTCCTTAGGTTAGCTTTCTGTAGGTTTAATCAAattaatcactttttttgttATCTTATTCCATTATTCAGACTCTCCTGTGTTGACCCTTCTATCAATCAATTGATGGTGTTTATCTTTGGTTCATCAGTTACAATCTTCACTATTACCATAGTAATAATCTCTTACCTTTTCatccttttcacatttttcacaATGAGATCCAACAAGGGCAGAGGCAAAGCCCTATCTACTTGTGCATCccactttctctctgtctccatattctatggttctcttttcttcatgtaCATTGGACCAAATTCCAGGAATGAAGGAGATAAAGATATACCTGTTGCTATTTTTTATACTCTTGTGATTCCTTTATTAAACCCTTTTATTTATAGCCTAAGAAATAAGGAAGTAATAAatgttaccaaaaaaattatgaagatttCATAG